The Brassica napus cultivar Da-Ae chromosome C7, Da-Ae, whole genome shotgun sequence genomic interval GTTGCTGGCGATGTATCATTGACTTCATAACCTTTCTACAAATCACgttgtttgattttctttccttttgctTTTTAATTGGCAGAAAGGAGAAGGTTCTTTGCCTCGGGAGCTTTTTAAATCTATTGCTCCACCACCGCTTGAAGTACAGACGCAGTTCCTGTGAGAGTTCATGTTCAGGATAAATCTTCAAATAAAACTGTAGAAAACCAAGCAAGGTCACTGGAGTCTGGCAAAGAGTCTAAGACTGCTGCTTCTTCAAATGGACAGATTTTTGCTAAAGAGGCAGATAATGGTGGAGATACAGAAGTACCTTTGGCGACGGGCCACAGCcaattatttcaaaatctaGAAAAAGAAGCTGCTTCTACTGATGCGGTTACGAAAGAGGAGCAACAAACTGATGCATTCCCAGTTAAGTCAGACCAAGGAGCAGATGCTAGTACTCAACAGACTCCTAGAAGTGATTCTATTGCTGATAAGGGAAAAGCTGTTGCATCTGATGGAAGCCAATCTAATGTTCCGCCACAAGCAATCTCTCCCCCGCAGCCTAAGGATACAGCCTCTGCAAGGAAATATCATGGACCATTGTTTGATTTTCCCCTTTTCACTCAAAAACATGACACTTATGGATCTGCAACAGCCAATGCCAGTAACAATCTCACATTAGCTTATGATATCAAAGACCTGATCTGTGAAGAAGGTGCATaattctttaacaaaaaaaaacaacagacAGTTTGAAAAAGATAAATGGTCTACTAGCAACAAACTTGGAAAGGAAAAGGATTAGGCCGGATCTTGTTTTGCGGCTTCAGATTGAAGAGAAAAAGCTCAGGCTATCGGCTCTTCAGTCTCGTGTTAAAGATGAAGTGGATCGACAACAGCAGGATATAATGTCCATGCCTGATAGGCCATACCGTAAATTTGTGAGGTTGTGCGAATGACAACGCCTTGAAATGAATAGACAAGTACCGGCCAACCAGAAAGCTGTTAGAGAGAAGCAGCTGAAAACCATTTTTCAGTGGCGTAAGAAAATCCTTGAGGCTCACTGGTGTATACGTGATGCACGCACTGCTCGTAAAGGGGGAGTTGCCAAATACCATGAAAAAATGTTGAGAGAGTTCTCGAAGAGACCGGATGTTGGCCGGAACAAAAGGATGGAGGCATTGAAAAATAATGATGTAGAAAGGTACAGGGAGATGTTGCTGGAACAGCAAACAAATATACCTGGTGAAAGATATACTGTTCTCTCTTCATTTTTTACCCAAACGGAAGATTATCTCCATAAACTTGGAGGTAAGATTACTGCCACAAAGAATCAACAGGAAGTGGAGGGGGCAGCGAATGCTGCAGCAATTGCCGCGAGATTGCAGGTATACATATTGCTTCTATACTTTACCTTTACTCTATATAAATTTCAGCATAAATGTTGACTTTGCATATCTTAGAGAGTAGAATTCTTCTTTTTCAAAGTTATTGTTGATGGTAGCTTACCTTTTCTCGTTCTTGATGCAGGGCCTTTCAGAAGAAGAGGTCAGGGCGGCAGCTGCTTGTGCTCGGGAAGAAGTTGTGATCAGAAATAGATTTGTGGAAATGAATGCGCCAAAAGATAATTCATCTGTTAACAAGTAAGTCATTACACAGACCAAACAAATTTGGATGGGGGAAATAGCAAAGTAATAGTTGTTTCTCATAACTTATCAGCCAGTGCAGCTTACTGCTGAAAATGTATGTGCTGATCTGTAAAATACCTACGCTCAGACTGTACACAACGCACAATTAGGAATCTCCTTGGATGCTGCCTTTAGCGTTTCCCTTACCCGTTTTGTTATGCCTTACTCTAGGTATTATACTTCTGGCTCATGCTGTCGATGCTCAATTACCAGCTGGTATCTCTTTCATACAGGCTCTGTGTCGTTGTATTGTGAATTCTTTTCTCTGTTGTGCCACATTTTACTGGTTTCTAAGGTGTTGTGCTCTGTGCCTTTTAGGTTGGACTGCAATGGATGCTCTCCTTGtataataacaaattaaatGGGATCTTGGCTGATGAGATGGGTCTTGGAAAAACTGTGCAGGTTAATTATGCTCTCAGCAGGGATTCCTGGATTTACTGTACTTGCAGTAAAGCGTTATATGTTTCTGTTGGCACTATATACTgactttttttggttttcgcTGTGTAGGTGGCACTGATTGCTTACCTTATGGAGTTCAAGGGGATTATGGACCACATCTCATCATCGTTCCCAATACTGTTCTGGTGAACTGGAAGGTTTGTGATCTGTGTTAGAGTCTCTTATAATTTTCACAGAAACCATGCACGAATGGTTTATTCGAGACCCCGAGTCTATAAACTCATAATTCCTCAACTCACTTTCCCAGCAAGTCTCTTTTATCCATTATTTATGCTTAACTTTGACTCTAGCCTGTTAGTTGTGCTGACATGACCATTTCCAGTTGATGAACTCGTCTGTTTTCCTTAGAGTACTTGCCAGCTAATAGAGCGGAAGTAACCAAAGGTAACCGATAACGCGAAGGTAACGTTGAATTCTGAGAATGTCCGTTATCTAAGCCTTCTTAAGTCTGTTGAATTCTTAGAGAATGCCTAGAAGTAAGGATTTAAGAGTTGTTTAACACAAAGCTCTAAgttttataaatcaataatcAAAAGTAGTGACTCTCACAAATCAAGAGCTCACTATATATAACCACATGAAAATTCCTAAGTCCTTAGGGATTAGAATCTAATCTTTTATCCTTAAGTCTTAATCCTAATCTTTTAAGTTAAACTATGTTTatctagaataaaaataaaaggaaactaGAAATCGAAAACCCAACCGAAATAGGATGCTTTATGCTGCATCAGGCTCCTCCCGTACGAGCGATTCGTCCACGAATCCGGAAAGGATGTCATCGTCAGGTTCGTACTTGAATAAGTGCTTGACATTGAAAACGTTGGCAGTATGGACATGGGGAGGCAAAGCCAGGCGATATGCATTTGCATTAATTCTCTCGACGATCTCCACCGGTCCTAACTTTCTTGCTTTCAATTTGTTGTATTGTCCTACAGGAAACCTGTCTTTAGTTAAAACAGCCCACACCTGATCACCCACTTGGAAATTTACTTCACGCCGATGCTTATCTGCAGCCCTTTTATACTTAATAGCAGTACCCTGCAGATTGTCCTGGGCGCGAGAATGCACTGTAGACAGCTCGGCAATGAGCTCGACTGCCCGACCATGGAACTCGCCAGTTTGAGGCAACGTCGTTAAAGACAACAGACCGCGAGGCACGATTCCATAAACGACTTTAAAAGGACTGAAGCCAAGAGAGCGGTTATAGGCATGGTTATGCGCAAACTCCGCCTGGCACAGGAGAGAATATCATGACCGTATGTTATCTCCTACTAAACATCGCAACATGTTACCCAAAGAGCGATTGACGACCTCAGTTTGACCATCCGACTGTGGATGGTACGCAGAACTCATATCCAAACTTGTTTTAAAAAGCTTCCAAAGCGACCTCCAAAAATGACTAATGAACCGAACATCGCGATCAGAAACTATAGACTGCGGAAGACCGTGTAGTCGATAGATTTCACGAAAGAACAATTGAGCAACTTGAACCGCATCAGTTGTCTTTTAACACGGAATAAAGTGTACCATCTTGGAGAAACAATCAACGACGACAAAGATTGAATCGTATCCGCGTTGTGTCCGTGGTAAACCAAGAACAAAGTCCATGCTGATGTCGCTCCACGGCTGCGTCGGAATGGGTAATGGCAAGTAAAGACCCGCGTTGGAGGCTTGGCCCTTACCGCGTTGACAAGTCGTACACCGAGACACAAATCTCTCCACGTCTCGCCGCAAAGATGGCCAAAAATAGGAATCAGTGACCCACTTTAGGGTACGATCGCGGCCAATATGACCCTCGTTATGCAACTCCTGGATGATCTGTAACCGCAAACTGCAAACTGGTACACAAAGGCGATTGTTTTTGAAGATGAACCCTTCCACAAACGAGAAATCAGAACGAACTCCATGCGTAAGATCCATCCAGATCGGGGAGAAGAACGGATCCATCGGGTATAAATCAGCGAAAATGTCGAACCCGGGAACCAAAACACGTAACGTGGAGACCAAGGCGTGACGTCGACTCAAAGCATCGGGAACTTTATTAAGTTTTCTGGCCTGGTTTTTGATAACAAACGTAAACTTCTGTAAATAAGCAGTCCTGCGATCCTAAATACTTTAAGGCCACATGATCCGTGAACAAGACGAACTCCTTGTGAGCCAGATAGTGTCGCCAATGCTTGACGGCTTGAACAAT includes:
- the LOC125575520 gene encoding ATP-dependent helicase BRM-like, which produces MGARERNIDLLHPANASQMMHILQARMAAQQKANEGSVGSQSASQCLASHLHLQVFQGRTHLVPALLVISLGMSGSGKARHAISTFASTSSPRMMNPAANPFSAQGRDNPLYPRHLVQPTNGTPSGNSMQTSANETHVLDHTASTNKSLGSAEHLQMQQPRQLNAPSPKAALSDAGLPSKSSLQSGRGTKQAQQRSGFTKQQLHVFKAQILAFRRLKKGEENQARSLESGKESKTAASSNGQIFAKEADNGGDTEVPLATGHSQLFQNLEKEAASTDAVTKEEQQTDAFPVKSDQGADASTQQTPRSDSIADKGKAVASDGSQSNVPPQAISPPQPKDTASARKYHGPLFDFPLFTQKHDTYGSATANANSLKKINGLLATNLERKRIRPDLVLRLQIEEKKLRLSALQSRVKDEVDRQQQDIMSMPDRPYRKFVRLCE